From the genome of Bradyrhizobium sp. ORS 278:
GCCGTCCACCTTCATCGTCGATCTCCCGTCAGCCGCGCAGAAGGCGGCCAGCGACCGCATCGAGCTTCTTGAGGAGTTCGGGATCGCGCGCCTCAGGCGCCGTGATCAACGCGGTGTCGAGCGCGCGGTCGGAGCCGATCGGACACGGCTCGTGTTCACGCGGAAACTCACGGGCGAGCCGCGCGACCAGCGATTTGGCTTTGTCGGCATTGGTGGTGAGCACGCGGATGATGTCCTGCACCGTCACGGCGTCATGGTCCGGATGCCAGCAGTCGAAGTCGGTCACCATCGCGACGGTCGCATAGCAGATCTCAGCCTCGCGGGCGAGCTTGGCCTCGGGCATGTTGGTCATGCCGATGACCGAATAGCCGGCCGCCTTGTAGGTCATACTCTCGGCATAGGTCGAGAACTGCGGACCCTCCATGCAGACATAGGTCCCGCCGCGCGCGACCGCGATGCCTTCCGCCTCCGCCGCCGCGGCGAGATGGATACGCAGCCGCGGCGACACCGGATGCGCCATCGACACATGCGCGACGCAGCCTTTGCCGAAGAACGAGCTCTCGCGCTTGTAGGTGCGATCGACGAACTGGTCGACCAGCACGAAGGTGCCAGGCGGCAGCTCCTCCTTGAACGAGCCGCAGGCGGACAGTGACACGAGGTCGGTGACCCCCGCCCGCTTCAGCACATCGATATTGGCGCGATAGTTGATGTCCGACGGCGACAGCCGGTGTCCCTTGTCGTGACGCGGCAGAAACACGATCGGCAGGCCCGCGATGGTTCCGCGCCGCAGCGGCGCCGACGGCTCGCCCCACGGGCTCGCGATCGCCTCCTCGTGTGCGTCTTCCAACCCCGGCAGATCATAGATGCCTGATCCGCCGATAATGCCAAGCACAGCCTTCGTCATGACGTCCCCGTCTCCATCGGAGTCGAGAATGCCAGTTTTGAACTGCGTTGAAAACCGGGATGCGGGCGGCGCGCGGGATGCCTGTCGGGGTTCAGGCCGCCTTTGCAGCCGCCAGTTGTCCGGCCACGAGACGCTCGAGGGTCGCCACCGACTGGAAGTTTTCCGGCGTGATCAGCTCCTGCGGAATCGTGAAATCGAACTCCGCCTCGACCGCCAGCATCAGATTGACCATGTCCATCGACGTCAGGCCGACATCGACGAGCTTCGCCTCGCTCGTGACCTCGGCGGAGATCGAATTCTGCACGAGGATGTCACGCACCAGCGACGTGACCCGCTTGCTAATATCGGCTTCGAAACTCGACATGTCCAACTCTCTTGCTCGCATCGGCGCGATGATCCACCGACGTGCATCGGCCGCTCGGATTGGGGAGACGTAACGCATTCCGCCGCCGAAAAGGTTACGCGGCGCATGCCTGAGCTTGGTGAATTCGCTTTAACGATAACGCGATGACGACAATCCTGCTGATCGGAACAACTCGGAATTAACCCCTGCCCCGGGATTCCACGGCGTTTACCCTGAATTCCGTCGACGCATTTGAATCAAATCCATACCCTGCGTTGTGGTGCAGGCATCGATGCGCGCGGCGACATGCGCGTGGCGATCTCTCGACAAGACAACATCCGGAGCACAGATCGGTCATGACACTCCAGGGAACCGCGCTTCGCACCCATTCCGCCGATCGGGAGAGCCTGTTGCTCGATCGCAACTCGTTGTTTGTCCAGCGTACCAACGCGGTCGTCGCCCAGGCTGCAGCCGAGGCAGACGAGGTCGACCGCATCGGCCGCTTCCCGAAGGCCGCGATCGACGCGGCCCGCGAGCACAAGCTGCTCGGCATGCAGATCCCCGTCGAATTCGGCGGCTTCAGCGCCTCGATCCAGGACGTTGCCGACGTCTGCTACGCGCTCGGTCGCGCCTGCGCCTCCAGCGCCATGATCTTCGCCATGCACCAGACCAAGGTAGCTTGCCTCGTGCGCCATGGCCGCGGCAATGCCTATATGGAATCGCTGATGCGCCGCATCGCCGCCGAGCAGTTGCTGATGGCCTCCTCGACGACCGAAGGACAGAATGGCGGCAACATTCGCGCCAGCGCCGCGGCCGTCGGCCACGACGGCGATCGCATCAGCCTGCTGCGCGACGCAACCGTGATTTCCTACGGCGCCGAGGCAGACGGCCTCGTCACCATCGCCCGCCGCGCCGACGGCGCCGCCGCCTCCGACCAGGTCCTGCTGGCCCTGACCAAGGACGACTACACTCTCACCCGCACGCTCGGATGGGAGACGCTGGGCATGCGCGGCACCTGCTCGACCGGCTTCGAGCTCAAGGTGGACTGCCCGTCCGATCGGATGTTCCCTGAGGCCTATGACCGCATCCATGCCCAGACCATGACCCCGTTCGCGCACCTCTGCTGGTCATCCGCCTGGGCCGGCATCGCCGCCGCAGCGGTACAGCGATCGCAACGGTTTCTCCGCAAGGCCGCCCGCGGCGCGGGCGGACAGATGCCGCCAGCCGCGGCGCATTACGCAGCGGCGAAGATGGCGCTGGCGCGGCTGCGCGCAATGATCGTCACCACCATGGATGCGTTCGCGGCACACGAATATGACGAGCGGGCGCTCTCCTCCCTGGACTTCCAGTCGACGATCACCCTCCTCAAGGTTCAGGCTTCCGAGCTCGCGGTCGAGACCGTGATGCATGCGATGCGCGCCTGCGGCCTGTCCGGCTATCGCAATGATGGCGAGTTCTCGATCGGCCGTCATCTGCGCGACGTGCTGTCGGCGCCGATCATGATCAACAACGACCGCATCCTGACCAACATCGCGACCGCCAATCTGATGAGTGCGGTGCCCGCCTCGCTCTATGAATGATCTACCCGTAGCAGGCTTTGCTCCGACCAGGATTTGATGAATGACCATTCCCGTTCTGCCGATGTCGCCCGAGATTGCCCCTCAGCCGGTCGACCCCCTCGATCATCTCACCGATGCGCTGTTCCACCGAATGGGCGCGGACGGCGTCTATGCCCGCACCGGGCTGTATGAAAGCGTCATCGAGCAGCTTGCCGCGCTGATCACGCACCATCGCGAGCCCGGCACCGAAGTGATGCGTTTCCCGCCGGTCATGAGCCGGGCGCAGCTGGAAAAGTCCGGCTATCTGAAGAGTTTTCCCAATCTGCTCGGCTGCGTCTGCGGACTGCACGGCACCGAGCGCGACATTCACGACGCCGTCGCGCGTTTCGACAAAGGCGGCGACTGGACGACATCATTGTCGCCGGCCGATCTCGTGCTGTCGCCGGCCGCCTGCTATCCGGTCTATCCGATCGCCGCCAGCCGCGGCGCGCTGCCGGTCGGCGGCCTGCGCTTCGACGTTGCCGCCGACTGCTTCCGGCGCGAGCCGTCGCGGCATCTCGATCGGCTGCAGTCTTTCCGGATGCGCGAATATGTCTGCATCGGCACGCCCGACGACGTCTCGGCCTTCCGCGACCGCTGGATGACCAAGGCGCAGGCGATCGCAAGAGATCTCGGCCTGTCGTTCCGGGTCGATCACGCCAGCGATCCGTTCTTCGGCCGGGTCGGCCAGATGAAGGCCGTCAGCCAGAAGCAGCAGTCGCTGAAGTTTGAGCTGCTGGTACCGCTGCGCTCCGAGGAGCAGCCAACGGCCTGCATGAGCTTCAACTATCACCGCGAGCATTTCGGCACCACCTGGGGCATCGCCGACGCCGATGCCGCGCCGGCGCATACCGGCTGCGTCGCCTTTGGGATGGACCGCCTTGCCGTCGCGCTGTTCCACACCCATGGCATCGACCTCGCGCGCTGGCCATCGCATGTCCGCGAGGCGCTGCGGCTGGAGCGCCAGCCCGACACCGTCGGCTGACGCTTCCGGAGTTTTTCAGGACACCTCATGACCGCGCTCAAGCCGCTGATCCGGTGCCGCGAGATTGGAGACTCCGATCTGGATGCGGTCGCCGATCTGCTTGCGCGCGGCTTTCCCCGGCGACCGCGGCGCTACTGGTCCGACGGCCTGCACCGCCAGACAACGCGAGCGGCGCCCGACGGCTATCCTCGCTACGGCTATCTGCTCGAGAATGACGGCCGACCCGTCGGCGTGCTGCTGCTGATCTACAGCGATCGCGGTAGCGCGTCCGAGCCACAGATCTGGTGCAACCTGTCGAGCTGGTATGTCGAGCCGACGTTTCGCAACTACGCGACCATGCTCACGCGCATCGCGCAGCGCCTGCCCGAGGTGACCTACGTCAACATCAGCGCCGCGCGCCAGACCTGGCCGATCATCGAGGCACAGGGCTTTCGCGCCTATTGCAAGGGCCTGTTCTTCTCCGTGCCGACGTTGTCGTTCGCCGGTATGAGAGCTCGCATCGATCCGATCACAGCGGATGCGGCACCTCCGGATGGAATTCCGTCCGACCAGGCCGACCTCCTCATCCGCCATGCGCGCTACGGCTGCCTCAGCGTCGTGGTGAGATCGAAGCACGAAGCGGTTCCTCTCGTGCTGCAGCAGGTTCGCATCCGGCAGGGACGTTTTGCACTTCCTGCGATGCAGCTGGTCTATTGCCGCAACATATCCGACTACATCGCCTGCGCTGCGGCGATCGGCCGCTATCTGCTGCCTCGCGGGTACATGTCCGTCCTCATCGATGCCAACGGCCCCGTGGCCGGGCTCATCGGCGTCTACACTGAGCGCCGCGGCCGGAAGTACATCAAGGGACCGCAACCGCCACGGCTCGGCGATCTCAGCGATACCGAGCTTCCGCTCTATGGCCCCTGACCTAAGCGGCGGCCCTGACCGCATGCGCATAGTTCCAGTACAATCGCCGCGCACGGCTGAACACCGGGCCGATCGGCAGGATCCTGTCGTCAATGCGAATGACCGGCGCGACCTTGGCGAAGTTCCCCGATGAGAATATCTCGTCGGCACTCAGAAAATCCTCGTAGCGCAGCGTTGTCTCGACCAAGCTGACGCCGTCGCCGCGCAGCAGCTCGATCACGCGCTGGCGGGTGATGCCGTTGAGGAAGGTGCCATTCGGCACCGGCGTGAACACGACGCCGTCCTTGACCATGAATACGTTGGCGTTGCCGAACTCGGCGACATTGCCGAGCAGATCCAGCATCAGGCAATTGTTGAAGCCGCGCGAGGCCGCTTCGATCAACGCGCGCGAATTGTTCGGATAGAGACACGCCGCCTTGGCATCGACCGGCGCGCATTCGGCAGTCGGCCGCCGGAACGGCGACAGCGTGATCGCATTGCCGGTCGGCTGCGGCATCGGCGCCTCGTAGATGCACAGGCACCAATTGGTCGTCTCGGGATCGAACAGCACGCCGCCGCCTGCGCCGTGCTGCGCCCAGTACATCGGGCGGATGTAGAGCTCCGCATTGGCGCCGAACCGCGCGATGCCCTCGTGGGCCAGCCCGATCCAGGTCGCCACGTCGACCACCGGCTTGAGCCGGAAATTGAGCGCCGATTGATTGACCCGGGCGCAGTGACGGTCGAGGTCGGGTGCCACCCCTTCGAAGGCGCGCGCGCCGTCGAACACGGTCGATGCCAGCCAGGTCGCATGGGTGCGAACACCCATGATCGGCGCATTGCCCTCGCGCCATTCCCCGTCGAAGAACGTCCAGGTCTGCGAATAGCTGACAGGCTTCACGGTATGGGTCATGGGGGAGCTCCCGTTCGACAGAAATTGATCCTGCCGTTGTGGCGTGGAGATTTTAAGGATCTGCTTGCCGATGCGCTGCTCATGATCGATACACGCTTGGCTAGCACAATGCCGATCGCCTTGGTTAACCTGGAACCCCCATGCCGCTCGACCCTCGTGCCCGGCGATTGCTGTCGATGGTGGCCGCGACCGGCTCGGAAGAGCGGGAGCGCCCGAGCGTAGAGCACCGCCGGCAGTCGCTCGCGAAGCTGATGCAGTTCGCACGCAACGATGTCGGCGTGGTGACGACGCAGGACGCTCACTTGTTCGGGCCCGCGGGTCCGCTGCGCTACCGCCTGTACACGCCGACCGACGAGGCGGTCGAGACCGACGCGCGCCGTTCCGGCTTCGTCTACTTTCATGGTGGC
Proteins encoded in this window:
- a CDS encoding branched-chain amino acid aminotransferase is translated as MTHTVKPVSYSQTWTFFDGEWREGNAPIMGVRTHATWLASTVFDGARAFEGVAPDLDRHCARVNQSALNFRLKPVVDVATWIGLAHEGIARFGANAELYIRPMYWAQHGAGGGVLFDPETTNWCLCIYEAPMPQPTGNAITLSPFRRPTAECAPVDAKAACLYPNNSRALIEAASRGFNNCLMLDLLGNVAEFGNANVFMVKDGVVFTPVPNGTFLNGITRQRVIELLRGDGVSLVETTLRYEDFLSADEIFSSGNFAKVAPVIRIDDRILPIGPVFSRARRLYWNYAHAVRAAA
- a CDS encoding phosphopantetheine-binding protein, yielding MSSFEADISKRVTSLVRDILVQNSISAEVTSEAKLVDVGLTSMDMVNLMLAVEAEFDFTIPQELITPENFQSVATLERLVAGQLAAAKAA
- a CDS encoding amino acid--[acyl-carrier-protein] ligase, translated to MTIPVLPMSPEIAPQPVDPLDHLTDALFHRMGADGVYARTGLYESVIEQLAALITHHREPGTEVMRFPPVMSRAQLEKSGYLKSFPNLLGCVCGLHGTERDIHDAVARFDKGGDWTTSLSPADLVLSPAACYPVYPIAASRGALPVGGLRFDVAADCFRREPSRHLDRLQSFRMREYVCIGTPDDVSAFRDRWMTKAQAIARDLGLSFRVDHASDPFFGRVGQMKAVSQKQQSLKFELLVPLRSEEQPTACMSFNYHREHFGTTWGIADADAAPAHTGCVAFGMDRLAVALFHTHGIDLARWPSHVREALRLERQPDTVG
- a CDS encoding S-methyl-5'-thioadenosine phosphorylase encodes the protein MTKAVLGIIGGSGIYDLPGLEDAHEEAIASPWGEPSAPLRRGTIAGLPIVFLPRHDKGHRLSPSDINYRANIDVLKRAGVTDLVSLSACGSFKEELPPGTFVLVDQFVDRTYKRESSFFGKGCVAHVSMAHPVSPRLRIHLAAAAEAEGIAVARGGTYVCMEGPQFSTYAESMTYKAAGYSVIGMTNMPEAKLAREAEICYATVAMVTDFDCWHPDHDAVTVQDIIRVLTTNADKAKSLVARLAREFPREHEPCPIGSDRALDTALITAPEARDPELLKKLDAVAGRLLRG
- a CDS encoding acyl-CoA dehydrogenase family protein, encoding MTLQGTALRTHSADRESLLLDRNSLFVQRTNAVVAQAAAEADEVDRIGRFPKAAIDAAREHKLLGMQIPVEFGGFSASIQDVADVCYALGRACASSAMIFAMHQTKVACLVRHGRGNAYMESLMRRIAAEQLLMASSTTEGQNGGNIRASAAAVGHDGDRISLLRDATVISYGAEADGLVTIARRADGAAASDQVLLALTKDDYTLTRTLGWETLGMRGTCSTGFELKVDCPSDRMFPEAYDRIHAQTMTPFAHLCWSSAWAGIAAAAVQRSQRFLRKAARGAGGQMPPAAAHYAAAKMALARLRAMIVTTMDAFAAHEYDERALSSLDFQSTITLLKVQASELAVETVMHAMRACGLSGYRNDGEFSIGRHLRDVLSAPIMINNDRILTNIATANLMSAVPASLYE